One genomic window of Prochlorococcus marinus str. NATL2A includes the following:
- a CDS encoding BolA family protein, translating into MITAKEVTLLIKQSLPDAQIDVIDMGGGDHLEVNVVSAKFAGLSLVQQHQLVYGALKNELRTETIHALALKTSTPH; encoded by the coding sequence ATGATTACAGCCAAAGAAGTTACTCTTTTAATAAAGCAATCACTTCCAGATGCTCAAATTGATGTAATAGATATGGGAGGAGGTGATCATCTTGAAGTAAATGTAGTATCTGCAAAATTCGCCGGCTTATCTCTTGTACAGCAACATCAACTTGTTTATGGTGCGTTAAAAAATGAATTGAGAACCGAAACAATTCATGCTTTGGCCTTGAAAACCTCAACACCTCATTAA
- a CDS encoding pyridoxine 5'-phosphate synthase, giving the protein MASLGVNIDHIANVREARKTFEPDPVKMVLLAELGGADGITVHLREDRRHIQDRDLNLLKETVHTRLNLEMAATEEMTSIALNLKPDIVTLVPEKREEVTTEGGLDVIKNKRKLKEIIQRLSGEDIPVSLFVDPVQAQLENCAEVKAAWVELHTGKYAITKKKARDLELSILKESTAKAKSYGLRVNAGHGLTYQNVEPIAAIEGIEELNIGHTIISRALSVGLSQAVKEMKSLIINPRKDNFLL; this is encoded by the coding sequence ATGGCAAGTCTTGGCGTAAACATTGATCACATAGCAAATGTCCGAGAAGCTCGTAAGACATTTGAACCTGACCCAGTAAAAATGGTTCTTTTAGCGGAATTAGGTGGTGCTGACGGAATAACTGTTCATCTAAGAGAAGATAGAAGGCATATTCAAGATAGAGATCTAAATCTTCTAAAAGAGACTGTACATACTCGACTAAATCTTGAAATGGCTGCAACTGAAGAAATGACTTCAATAGCACTTAATCTCAAGCCAGATATCGTTACATTGGTTCCTGAAAAAAGGGAAGAGGTCACGACAGAAGGAGGACTCGATGTCATTAAAAACAAAAGAAAATTAAAGGAAATAATTCAACGTCTGTCAGGTGAGGACATTCCAGTTAGCCTTTTTGTTGATCCAGTCCAAGCTCAATTAGAAAATTGCGCTGAAGTAAAGGCCGCCTGGGTTGAACTACACACAGGTAAATATGCAATCACAAAAAAAAAGGCAAGAGATTTGGAATTATCCATTCTCAAAGAGAGCACAGCTAAAGCAAAATCATATGGATTGAGAGTAAACGCAGGGCATGGATTGACATATCAAAACGTTGAACCAATTGCAGCAATTGAAGGGATTGAAGAATTAAATATTGGCCATACAATTATTTCTAGAGCCCTTTCAGTAGGTCTATCTCAGGCAGTAAAAGAAATGAAAAGCCTAATTATCAATCCAAGAAAAGACAACTTCTTACTTTAA
- the grxD gene encoding Grx4 family monothiol glutaredoxin — MDSNTRSKIESLINSKPIFVFMKGNKLMPQCGFSNNVVQILNSLGMSFETFDVLSDMEIREGIKEYSNWPTIPQVYLKGEFMGGSDILISMYNSGELKEKLEIALAS, encoded by the coding sequence ATGGATTCCAACACTCGCTCAAAGATTGAAAGCTTAATTAATTCAAAACCAATATTTGTTTTTATGAAAGGCAATAAATTGATGCCACAATGTGGTTTTTCTAACAATGTTGTTCAAATTCTAAATTCATTGGGGATGAGCTTTGAAACGTTTGATGTCCTTTCTGATATGGAAATCCGAGAGGGTATAAAAGAATATTCAAATTGGCCGACAATACCCCAAGTCTATTTAAAAGGAGAATTTATGGGAGGGTCAGATATTTTGATAAGCATGTATAACTCTGGAGAATTGAAAGAAAAATTAGAAATTGCACTAGCTTCATAA
- a CDS encoding exodeoxyribonuclease V subunit gamma, which produces MLTIYRSNKAEWLAEILGQELRLNPPEITEEVNIIVSTWPSSRWLSEKLSIINNINALVKYPFPGTYLKRLVKRIIGIDPDEKDPWEKNQLVWNILELLPELMKVEEAQVIRSWLEISDKKDTQINLKLWDLANNIAETFDDYILYRPEIIKQWLSKKMKKKSREISVNKNILWQEILFNLLYKKINKDPFCIQVEKAIKRLKKDDISKLDYPKNLYVYGLSSLAPLQIDLIQAFSKVINIKIYIISPCNDLWQRCEARRLQFRNTWNTPPDRQWLLESPRLEAFLGRMGAEYQQLLEGSGEYQLGDRNEEDIFSLTADIATNKGNKPNLLEQLQQELLSTKSENILTKEKSDKSLLFLKSPGKYRQVELIRDHILQLFSDDIKIQPRDILIMTPQVDSYAPIITSVFNNIDKNTTQLPWVITDKSQEDKVGLIHFVLNLFEISVSRLTASIFENLLINPALRTQQNISIDEVSDIIKSLQSAGFTWGLDSSERYGEETHSLCWCLERFLLGLVLPDNPINGISHISPYSENISSAEFTKAWSILSKLCNYIDAIRSKRSCKEWIKLITSLVKDLFGDGGEWAWEEQQLLTVVNNWGLITDNCELEIDCLVVKDIITKALSSTNSKFGHRTGKITISALEPMRAIPHKIIIIMGLESRTFPRIENRRSFNLLERKRELGDPNQYDKDRYSLLEALISTRQNLLVSWNSKDEKTGEDLEPPSPIQQWLNYLKIKLGDNTFKDILIEPPANPLDHFNFIKTENSQIMSCDRKNLEAREWLEKAIPTKNISLALPLKMKEINVSKLKSYSFEKTKEWLLNPQITWLKEHEIQSREFVNLIEDNDFLELSELERYKLLKHRLQSSDLLNINHTKNDSNHWEENYSGKGVFPPKGSGLIEKDLLQERWNNLISAIYATGQITKRSIEMQELEGEFYFGGKNLIQIEVGSLKYKTLMNGWLNHLYLSANSSFNYKTLIISKKTDHRKTIQFEVSKEILPINTKEAKKILSQIHQLATVGRNNCWPIPPESGMDYALATKDNNKNEQDLFQKKWEGDLYRQGERETLAMELCFGKKCKASTFLDFESFNDVLMTLYEPILKNTT; this is translated from the coding sequence TTGCTAACAATTTATCGAAGTAATAAAGCTGAATGGTTAGCAGAGATACTTGGACAGGAACTCCGATTAAACCCTCCTGAAATAACAGAAGAAGTTAATATTATCGTAAGTACATGGCCTTCAAGCAGATGGCTAAGTGAAAAACTTTCAATAATTAATAATATCAATGCATTAGTTAAATACCCTTTCCCTGGTACATATTTAAAAAGATTAGTCAAGAGAATTATTGGTATTGATCCTGATGAAAAAGATCCATGGGAAAAGAATCAACTTGTTTGGAATATTTTAGAATTATTACCAGAATTAATGAAAGTGGAAGAAGCCCAAGTAATTCGTTCCTGGCTAGAAATAAGCGATAAAAAAGATACGCAAATTAATCTGAAGTTATGGGATCTAGCAAACAATATTGCAGAGACATTTGATGATTACATACTTTATAGACCTGAAATTATCAAACAATGGTTAAGCAAGAAAATGAAGAAAAAATCTAGAGAAATTAGTGTTAATAAAAATATCCTTTGGCAAGAAATATTATTTAATTTATTATATAAAAAGATAAACAAAGATCCGTTCTGCATCCAAGTCGAAAAAGCTATTAAACGTTTAAAGAAAGATGATATTTCTAAACTAGATTATCCAAAAAATCTATACGTCTATGGACTTAGTAGTCTTGCACCATTGCAAATAGATTTAATTCAAGCATTTTCAAAGGTAATAAATATAAAAATTTATATAATTTCCCCTTGCAATGATCTTTGGCAAAGATGTGAAGCGAGAAGACTGCAATTTAGAAACACATGGAATACTCCTCCCGACAGGCAATGGTTACTAGAATCTCCAAGACTTGAAGCCTTCCTTGGACGGATGGGGGCTGAATATCAACAGTTACTAGAAGGGAGTGGTGAATATCAATTGGGAGATAGAAACGAGGAAGATATTTTTTCTCTTACAGCAGATATCGCCACTAATAAAGGGAACAAACCAAATTTATTAGAACAACTACAACAAGAATTATTATCAACAAAAAGTGAAAATATTTTAACTAAAGAAAAATCTGACAAATCACTCCTTTTCCTTAAATCTCCAGGAAAGTATCGACAAGTGGAATTAATAAGAGACCATATATTACAGCTCTTCAGCGATGACATAAAAATTCAACCTAGAGACATTTTAATAATGACACCACAAGTTGATAGCTATGCGCCAATAATTACCTCAGTATTTAATAATATAGATAAAAATACTACTCAGCTACCCTGGGTAATCACAGATAAAAGTCAAGAAGATAAAGTAGGTTTAATACATTTTGTGTTAAATCTGTTTGAGATTTCCGTATCTCGTCTAACCGCATCAATTTTTGAAAACTTATTAATTAATCCAGCATTACGAACGCAACAGAATATAAGTATTGACGAGGTGAGTGACATAATCAAAAGCCTTCAATCCGCTGGGTTTACTTGGGGACTTGATTCCTCAGAAAGATATGGGGAAGAAACTCATAGCCTATGTTGGTGTCTAGAAAGGTTTCTACTTGGTCTTGTTTTACCAGATAATCCAATTAATGGAATAAGCCATATCTCCCCTTATTCCGAAAATATTTCAAGTGCAGAGTTTACAAAAGCTTGGAGTATACTTTCAAAACTTTGCAATTATATCGATGCGATTCGTAGTAAACGTTCATGTAAAGAATGGATAAAACTTATAACATCGCTCGTAAAGGATTTATTTGGAGATGGTGGAGAATGGGCATGGGAAGAGCAACAACTACTAACTGTTGTTAATAATTGGGGTCTCATAACAGATAATTGTGAACTAGAAATTGATTGTCTAGTAGTTAAAGATATTATCACCAAGGCATTAAGTTCTACAAATAGCAAATTTGGTCATAGAACAGGGAAAATTACGATCAGTGCCTTAGAACCAATGAGAGCAATCCCTCATAAAATCATTATCATCATGGGACTAGAAAGTAGAACTTTTCCAAGAATAGAGAATAGAAGAAGTTTTAATCTCCTAGAAAGAAAAAGAGAGCTTGGAGATCCAAATCAATATGATAAAGACCGCTATTCATTGTTAGAAGCTTTAATCTCAACTCGTCAAAATCTTTTGGTTTCTTGGAATTCAAAAGATGAAAAGACAGGAGAAGATCTTGAACCTCCAAGCCCTATTCAACAATGGCTGAATTACTTAAAAATTAAATTAGGAGACAATACCTTTAAAGATATTCTCATTGAGCCACCAGCAAATCCTCTTGATCATTTCAACTTTATAAAAACAGAAAATTCACAAATCATGAGTTGTGATAGGAAGAATCTAGAAGCTAGAGAATGGCTTGAAAAAGCAATCCCGACTAAAAATATCTCACTAGCATTACCGCTAAAGATGAAAGAAATAAACGTAAGCAAATTAAAATCTTATTCCTTCGAGAAAACCAAAGAATGGTTACTCAATCCGCAAATAACATGGTTAAAAGAGCATGAAATTCAATCAAGAGAATTTGTCAATCTTATTGAAGACAATGATTTTCTGGAGCTTTCAGAATTAGAAAGATATAAACTTCTAAAACATCGACTTCAAAGTAGTGATCTCTTAAATATTAACCATACAAAAAATGACTCTAACCACTGGGAAGAGAACTATTCTGGCAAAGGTGTTTTCCCCCCAAAAGGCTCTGGATTAATAGAGAAGGATCTTCTTCAGGAGCGGTGGAATAATTTAATATCAGCAATATACGCTACCGGGCAAATCACGAAAAGGAGTATTGAGATGCAAGAGTTAGAGGGTGAATTCTACTTTGGAGGGAAGAATTTAATACAGATTGAAGTTGGAAGTTTAAAATATAAAACCCTTATGAATGGATGGCTAAATCATTTATATTTATCTGCAAATAGTTCATTTAATTATAAAACACTGATAATTTCTAAAAAAACAGATCATAGAAAAACAATTCAATTCGAAGTAAGCAAGGAGATATTACCAATCAATACAAAAGAAGCGAAAAAAATTTTAAGCCAAATACATCAATTAGCAACCGTAGGAAGAAATAATTGTTGGCCCATACCACCAGAAAGTGGCATGGATTATGCCCTTGCTACAAAAGACAATAATAAGAATGAGCAAGATTTATTTCAAAAAAAATGGGAAGGTGATTTATATAGGCAAGGAGAAAGAGAGACACTAGCGATGGAACTTTGTTTTGGCAAAAAATGCAAAGCCTCTACTTTTTTAGACTTTGAATCATTTAATGATGTGTTGATGACTCTCTATGAACCAATCCTCAAAAACACCACCTAA
- a CDS encoding DUF6761 family protein: protein MTSFDSPESIKHFQSICDACQELTSRYYSPSELRIYADGYLHSLRNCKRLDSRDQEKLEALIDRWIMDPSSFVGPDGDINNLFFKKEQG, encoded by the coding sequence ATGACATCTTTTGATTCTCCAGAGAGCATAAAACACTTCCAATCAATTTGTGATGCCTGTCAAGAGTTAACAAGCCGATACTATAGTCCATCTGAGCTAAGGATCTATGCAGATGGATATTTGCATTCCCTCAGGAATTGCAAGCGATTAGACTCTAGGGATCAAGAGAAGTTAGAAGCATTAATTGATAGATGGATTATGGATCCTTCAAGCTTTGTTGGTCCTGATGGCGACATTAATAACCTCTTTTTCAAAAAAGAACAAGGATAA
- a CDS encoding response regulator transcription factor, with protein MTLIPADQLATEQIQGSPTGSSPIQATTQSPSKVLVVEPHPTLRTVLVQRLRQDGQLAAAVGSAEEAVDLCRDQSPDLLVSAELLEKSSALRLAQQLGCSVIVLTARTGVEPVVGLLDDGADDVLRKPFGLEELAARCRTLLKRGRIGLQERVAVGPLEVHLLLRQVTLREKPVELSPREFALLCALLMPPGMVRSRHELLRMAWPPFSGGPRSVDTQVLTLRRKLEQAGLGDGGGITTVRQHGYRFSLDNLPT; from the coding sequence GTGACATTAATACCTGCAGATCAGCTTGCCACTGAGCAAATCCAAGGATCTCCCACAGGTTCTTCTCCTATTCAAGCAACCACACAATCACCATCCAAGGTGCTTGTTGTAGAACCACATCCAACTCTCAGAACTGTTTTGGTTCAAAGGCTTAGGCAAGATGGACAGCTGGCCGCAGCAGTAGGTTCAGCTGAGGAGGCCGTTGACCTATGTCGAGACCAATCACCTGATTTATTAGTTAGTGCAGAGCTATTAGAAAAAAGCTCTGCTCTCCGACTGGCACAACAATTGGGATGTTCAGTGATTGTTCTAACAGCAAGAACAGGAGTTGAACCTGTTGTAGGCCTTTTAGATGATGGCGCTGATGATGTTTTAAGGAAACCTTTTGGCTTGGAAGAACTAGCTGCAAGGTGCAGGACTTTACTTAAGAGAGGAAGAATTGGTTTACAAGAACGTGTCGCCGTTGGTCCTCTTGAGGTTCATCTTCTTCTCAGACAGGTCACCTTGCGCGAGAAACCTGTAGAACTAAGTCCAAGGGAATTTGCTTTGTTGTGTGCCTTGTTGATGCCGCCTGGCATGGTAAGAAGCCGTCATGAGCTGCTTCGAATGGCTTGGCCACCGTTTAGCGGTGGTCCTCGCTCAGTTGATACGCAGGTTTTGACGCTTAGAAGAAAACTGGAACAAGCAGGTCTAGGTGATGGCGGAGGAATTACAACTGTTCGCCAGCATGGCTATAGGTTTAGTCTTGATAATTTGCCGACATAA
- a CDS encoding methyltransferase family protein, which translates to MKLKRNLFKDIINLLSKWGFSKQGLFNNSKGEWYLFSQIVLILLHLIPPYPEIKQIPFSINAFCIIIGLAISILGLFIVIKAFIDLGENLTPLPYPMNEASLIKNNSYQNVRHPLYKGLLYISLGICIFSLSLIHLSLLLSLAYILKIKALKEEERLKIKFPEYKKYIKEVPAIIKTIKYLDWRS; encoded by the coding sequence ATGAAGCTTAAAAGAAATCTGTTTAAGGATATTATAAATCTCTTATCAAAATGGGGATTTAGTAAGCAGGGGCTATTTAATAATTCAAAAGGAGAGTGGTATTTATTTTCTCAAATCGTATTAATTCTCCTACATTTAATACCTCCCTACCCAGAAATAAAGCAAATCCCATTTTCAATAAATGCTTTTTGTATAATTATTGGATTAGCAATTTCAATTCTAGGTCTATTCATTGTCATTAAAGCATTCATAGATTTAGGAGAAAATCTAACACCGCTACCTTACCCAATGAATGAAGCGAGTCTTATAAAAAATAATTCATATCAAAATGTTCGGCATCCACTTTATAAGGGATTATTATATATTTCATTAGGAATATGTATTTTTTCATTGAGTCTAATACATCTATCTCTACTCTTATCATTAGCTTACATTTTAAAAATAAAAGCCTTGAAGGAAGAAGAAAGGTTGAAAATTAAATTTCCTGAATACAAAAAATATATCAAAGAAGTGCCAGCTATTATAAAAACAATAAAATATTTAGACTGGAGATCCTAA
- a CDS encoding lysophospholipid acyltransferase family protein codes for MPLLHREKKICLGVDPFWSRLAMVATQDIALNNFFRRRIVIGGENLPLSGSVVLAPTHRSRWDALMLTMAAGRRITNRDCRYMVTRSEMRGVQGWFLNRLGCFPIDQGRPSLTTLRYAVDLLISSQQLVVFPEGKINRLGEPVKLKKGLIRLAQLASNKGLEIKIVPVGLAYSDVIPKFYGSASICFSKPIIISRDFKQPTNDFNIELSKSMRSAEQSALLAVGRR; via the coding sequence TTGCCCCTTCTTCATAGAGAAAAAAAAATCTGCCTTGGAGTTGATCCTTTCTGGAGTCGCTTGGCTATGGTTGCGACTCAGGATATTGCTTTGAACAATTTTTTTCGAAGAAGAATAGTTATTGGTGGTGAAAATTTACCTTTAAGTGGTTCTGTTGTACTTGCTCCTACTCATAGATCTAGATGGGATGCTTTGATGTTGACTATGGCTGCTGGGAGAAGGATTACAAATAGAGATTGTAGATACATGGTCACCAGATCAGAAATGAGAGGGGTACAAGGTTGGTTCTTAAACAGGTTGGGTTGTTTCCCAATTGATCAAGGAAGACCTTCTTTAACTACTCTTAGATATGCAGTGGATTTGTTGATTTCAAGTCAGCAATTAGTTGTATTCCCAGAAGGAAAGATAAATCGACTTGGCGAGCCTGTAAAACTTAAAAAAGGCCTGATTCGCTTAGCTCAACTAGCCTCTAACAAAGGATTGGAAATTAAAATTGTTCCTGTAGGTTTGGCCTATAGTGACGTTATCCCAAAGTTTTATGGATCTGCATCAATTTGTTTCTCTAAACCAATAATTATTTCGAGGGATTTTAAGCAACCTACAAATGACTTTAATATTGAACTTTCCAAAAGTATGAGAAGTGCCGAGCAATCGGCTTTGTTAGCTGTTGGTAGAAGATAA